One window of Dysgonomonas mossii genomic DNA carries:
- a CDS encoding M3 family metallopeptidase: MTTIQAQNPFFSAYKTPYDTPPFNKIKNEHYEPAIEKGIAEHQAEINKIVMIRAVPTFENTIVPLEESGKLLSRVTSVFFNLLSSESNDEMMEIAQRIQPKLSEHSNSITLNEGLFQKVKAVYDKRLESNLTPEQIRLVEKTYRGFENSGATLVGKDRDTYKELSTKLSQLTLDFGQNALKESNKFEMLLTDEADLAGLPQMVKDAAAAKAKAKGKEGYIFDLSAPSYIAFMKYSTRRDLRQKLYMAYNTKCVAGGEFDNQENVKEIAKTRMQIANLLGYPDYATYTLRNKMAKDKEHVYGLLDDLFSAYAQAAREDVKMVEGFAVGMEGKAIDLQPWDWSFYSEKLKDAKYSVSDELVRPYFELENVKKGVFGLATDLYGITFKKNTKIQVYHPEVEAFDVLDEKGNFLAVLYTDFHPREGKRQGAWMSEFKGQYVEKGKDSRPFVTIVMNFTRPTETEPALLTFDEVETFLHEFGHALHGMLTKCTYETLSGTNVLHDFVELPSQIMENWLTEKEYLDKFAVHYKTGEKIPADLVKKLVDAANYNAGYLCYRQLSFGYLDMAWHTLEQPYTGDVISFERKAMDKTALLPVVEGTNMSTSFSHIFAGGYAAGYYGYKWAEVLDADAFALFKQTGIFNKDTARSFRENILEKGNTEEPMTLYVKFRGQEPTVNALLERNGIKK, translated from the coding sequence ATGACTACAATTCAAGCTCAAAACCCGTTTTTCTCGGCGTATAAAACGCCTTACGATACACCGCCGTTCAATAAAATCAAGAACGAGCATTACGAACCTGCTATAGAAAAAGGAATAGCAGAGCATCAGGCTGAAATAAACAAGATAGTAATGATCAGGGCCGTTCCTACCTTCGAGAATACAATCGTTCCTTTGGAAGAGTCCGGAAAGCTGTTGAGTAGAGTAACATCAGTGTTCTTTAATCTACTCAGCTCCGAGAGCAATGATGAGATGATGGAAATCGCACAGCGTATTCAACCAAAACTTTCGGAACATTCCAATTCAATAACATTGAATGAAGGTTTGTTTCAAAAAGTGAAGGCTGTTTATGATAAACGTCTGGAATCGAATCTTACACCCGAGCAAATCCGTCTGGTAGAAAAAACATACCGAGGCTTTGAAAATAGCGGGGCTACACTTGTAGGAAAAGATAGAGATACATACAAAGAGCTTTCTACAAAGCTGAGCCAATTGACTTTAGATTTTGGACAGAATGCTTTGAAAGAAAGTAATAAATTTGAGATGCTTCTGACAGATGAGGCTGATTTGGCAGGATTGCCTCAGATGGTGAAAGATGCTGCGGCAGCCAAAGCAAAGGCTAAAGGAAAAGAAGGATATATCTTCGATCTTTCTGCACCTAGCTATATTGCATTTATGAAATATTCTACTCGCCGTGACCTTCGTCAGAAACTATATATGGCATACAATACAAAATGTGTAGCCGGTGGAGAGTTCGACAATCAGGAGAATGTAAAAGAAATAGCTAAAACCAGAATGCAAATAGCGAATCTTTTGGGCTATCCGGATTATGCTACTTATACATTACGGAACAAGATGGCAAAAGATAAGGAGCATGTTTACGGCTTGTTGGATGACTTGTTTAGCGCTTATGCACAGGCGGCTCGTGAAGATGTGAAGATGGTAGAAGGCTTTGCTGTAGGAATGGAAGGAAAAGCAATAGACCTGCAACCTTGGGACTGGTCTTTCTATTCAGAAAAACTTAAAGATGCTAAATATAGTGTAAGCGATGAATTGGTACGTCCTTACTTTGAATTGGAAAATGTAAAGAAAGGTGTTTTTGGCCTCGCTACAGATCTGTATGGAATTACATTTAAAAAGAATACTAAAATACAGGTTTATCATCCTGAAGTAGAAGCTTTTGATGTGTTAGACGAAAAGGGTAATTTTTTGGCTGTTCTGTATACAGACTTTCATCCACGTGAAGGAAAACGCCAAGGAGCATGGATGTCTGAGTTTAAAGGACAGTATGTAGAAAAAGGAAAAGACTCTCGTCCGTTTGTTACGATTGTGATGAACTTTACACGTCCAACAGAGACTGAGCCTGCTTTACTTACTTTCGACGAGGTAGAAACATTCCTTCATGAGTTTGGACATGCCTTGCATGGTATGTTAACCAAATGTACTTACGAAACATTGTCAGGTACAAATGTTTTACATGATTTTGTAGAGCTACCTTCTCAGATAATGGAAAACTGGTTAACAGAAAAGGAATATCTAGATAAGTTTGCCGTTCATTACAAAACAGGAGAAAAAATACCTGCTGATCTTGTAAAGAAACTTGTAGATGCCGCCAATTATAATGCAGGATATCTCTGCTATCGTCAATTATCATTCGGATACCTTGATATGGCATGGCATACTTTAGAGCAACCATATACAGGTGATGTGATCTCATTTGAGCGTAAGGCAATGGACAAAACAGCCTTGTTGCCAGTAGTAGAAGGCACTAATATGTCTACATCATTCAGCCATATATTTGCCGGAGGATATGCTGCCGGATATTATGGTTATAAATGGGCGGAGGTATTGGATGCAGATGCTTTTGCATTGTTCAAACAAACGGGTATTTTCAACAAAGATACAGCTCGTTCGTTCCGTGAAAACATTTTAGAGAAAGGGAATACCGAAGAACCAATGACTTTGTATGTTAAATTCAGAGGGCAAGAACCTACTGTAAATGCATTGCTGGAAAGAAACGGTATAAAGAAATAA
- a CDS encoding dicarboxylate/amino acid:cation symporter — protein MNVLKNYAFTIFLLLGILIGGICGIIFGEGASVVKPVGDIFLNLMFVLIVPLVFFSVASSIYNMRDSNMVGKVIGSIVFVFLFTGVVAAAVSYLFTLLYNPLGGVNQSEFLLGLPQQTVKQLTSAEIFVNVFTVSDFQQLFTKANLLPLIIFSIFFGLATSFSGTKGKIVADFLNASTHVIMKMMDIIMKAAPIGLGCYFADTVGNLGGQILNGYMHVFILFLILTGISFFGLNSIYVFWAGGKKGFVSFWQNILTPSLTAIATSSSAACIPVNIEASKRMGIPSRIAETVIPLGTNMHKDGSIIGGVLKIIFLFTIFGQEITSSSNMFMIIGVAVLSAAVVGAIPSGGMTGELLICSIFGFSPQFAATLMIISTIIDVPATLLNSTGNVVCAMMVTRLAEGKDWVKKQFIDAS, from the coding sequence ATGAATGTTTTGAAGAACTACGCATTTACGATCTTTTTGCTTCTCGGTATTCTGATTGGTGGTATTTGCGGTATTATTTTTGGAGAAGGGGCTAGTGTTGTAAAGCCTGTGGGGGATATTTTTCTCAATTTGATGTTTGTGCTCATCGTGCCGCTTGTTTTCTTTAGTGTAGCATCATCTATTTACAACATGCGCGACTCTAACATGGTCGGCAAAGTGATAGGAAGCATTGTTTTTGTATTTCTCTTTACCGGAGTTGTGGCCGCCGCCGTATCCTATCTTTTTACCCTCTTATATAATCCTCTAGGAGGAGTTAATCAGTCGGAATTTTTACTAGGGCTGCCCCAACAAACAGTAAAACAATTGACTTCTGCCGAAATATTTGTGAATGTCTTTACTGTTTCCGATTTTCAGCAGCTATTTACAAAAGCGAATCTGCTGCCTCTTATTATATTCTCTATCTTCTTTGGCTTGGCGACCTCTTTTTCGGGTACGAAAGGAAAAATAGTGGCAGACTTTTTAAATGCTTCCACTCATGTAATTATGAAAATGATGGATATCATAATGAAAGCGGCTCCTATCGGACTAGGCTGTTACTTTGCCGATACGGTTGGGAATCTGGGCGGACAGATACTGAATGGGTATATGCATGTTTTTATTCTTTTCCTCATCCTTACAGGAATTAGCTTTTTCGGGCTCAACTCTATATATGTGTTTTGGGCGGGAGGTAAAAAAGGTTTTGTTTCGTTTTGGCAGAATATATTGACTCCATCACTTACGGCGATTGCCACATCTTCCAGTGCAGCATGTATTCCTGTCAATATAGAAGCTTCTAAGCGGATGGGTATTCCCTCGCGTATTGCCGAAACAGTGATTCCGTTAGGTACAAACATGCACAAGGATGGTTCTATCATAGGTGGTGTTCTGAAAATTATATTTCTATTTACTATTTTCGGGCAAGAGATAACATCTTCTTCGAATATGTTTATGATTATAGGTGTTGCCGTACTATCTGCTGCCGTTGTAGGAGCTATCCCAAGCGGAGGTATGACGGGCGAATTGTTGATTTGTTCTATCTTTGGGTTTTCACCTCAGTTTGCTGCTACATTGATGATTATAAGTACTATAATCGATGTGCCGGCTACACTGCTCAACTCTACGGGGAATGTGGTTTGTGCAATGATGGTAACCCGTTTGGCAGAAGGAAAGGATTGGGTAAAGAAACAGTTTATCGATGCATCATAA